In a genomic window of Aeromicrobium panaciterrae:
- a CDS encoding aspartate-semialdehyde dehydrogenase — MTSIGIVGATGQVGVAMRAILEERNFPADEVRFFASSRSAGKTLPWKGGEIVIEDAELADPSGLDIALFSAGATLSRVQAPRFAAAGVTVIDNSSAFRKDPEIPLVVSEVNPQDIELATREGGRGIIANPNCTTMAAMPVLKPLHDEATLVRLIVSSYQAVSGSGIAGVQELHGQALAVVDKANELAYDGSAVQFPAPNKYVAPIAFNVLPLAGSIVDDGSFETDEEQKLRNESRKILGIPDLRVAGTCVRVPVFTGHSLSINAEFASDLTVARATELLASAPGVQLVDVPTPLQAAGADPSLVGRIRQDQSIDGNRGLVLFVSGDNLRKGAALNTVQIAELLV, encoded by the coding sequence ATGACCAGCATCGGAATCGTTGGCGCAACTGGCCAGGTCGGCGTCGCCATGCGCGCCATTCTCGAGGAGCGCAACTTCCCCGCCGACGAGGTGCGCTTCTTCGCGTCCTCGCGTTCGGCCGGCAAGACGCTGCCCTGGAAGGGTGGCGAGATCGTCATCGAAGACGCCGAGCTCGCTGATCCTTCAGGTCTCGACATCGCGCTGTTCTCGGCTGGCGCGACGCTGTCTCGCGTACAAGCTCCCCGCTTTGCTGCTGCTGGCGTGACCGTCATCGACAACTCGTCGGCGTTCCGCAAGGACCCCGAGATCCCGCTGGTCGTCAGCGAGGTCAACCCGCAGGACATCGAGCTCGCGACCCGCGAAGGTGGCCGCGGCATCATCGCCAATCCCAACTGCACGACCATGGCAGCGATGCCGGTCCTCAAGCCGCTTCACGACGAAGCCACTCTCGTGCGCCTCATTGTCAGCAGCTACCAGGCTGTCTCTGGCTCCGGCATTGCCGGCGTCCAAGAGCTTCACGGTCAGGCACTCGCGGTCGTCGACAAGGCCAATGAGCTCGCGTACGACGGGTCAGCCGTTCAGTTCCCCGCGCCCAACAAGTACGTCGCGCCCATCGCGTTCAACGTGCTGCCGCTGGCCGGATCGATCGTCGACGACGGATCGTTCGAGACCGATGAGGAGCAGAAGCTCCGCAACGAGAGCCGCAAGATCCTCGGCATCCCTGACCTCCGGGTTGCCGGCACCTGCGTACGCGTTCCGGTGTTCACGGGTCACTCGCTGTCGATCAACGCCGAGTTCGCCTCGGACCTGACAGTCGCGCGCGCCACCGAGCTTCTTGCCTCGGCGCCGGGCGTACAACTGGTCGATGTGCCCACGCCGTTGCAGGCAGCTGGTGCCGATCCGAGCCTGGTCGGCCGTATCCGTCAGGACCAGAGCATCGACGGAAACCGTGGACTCGTGCTGTTCGTCAGTGGAGACAACCTCCGCAAGGGCGCAGCACTCAACACGGTCCAGATCGCTGAGCTTCTCGTCTAA
- a CDS encoding Crp/Fnr family transcriptional regulator, whose translation MTDDVLRQAPLFSGLDDEAAGALEASMSPASLRRGEILFNEGDDGDQLYVVTDGKVKLGRTSPDGRENLLAILGPGQMFGELSFFDPGPRSATATAVTDVELKSLGHAALSPVLSAHPDVAHALLNQLAGRLRRTNEVVGDLVFSDVPGRVAKALLDLASRFGRRADDGVHVNHDLTQEELAQLVGASRETVNKALADFASRGWLRLEPRSVVILDLERLQRRAR comes from the coding sequence ATGACCGACGACGTTCTCCGCCAGGCACCGCTGTTCTCAGGTCTCGACGACGAGGCAGCTGGGGCACTCGAGGCTTCCATGTCCCCGGCGAGCCTTCGCCGTGGCGAGATTCTTTTCAACGAGGGCGATGACGGCGATCAGCTGTACGTCGTCACCGACGGCAAGGTCAAGCTCGGCCGCACCTCTCCTGACGGTCGCGAGAACCTGTTGGCGATCCTCGGCCCCGGCCAGATGTTCGGTGAGCTGTCCTTCTTCGATCCCGGACCGCGCTCGGCCACGGCCACTGCCGTCACCGACGTCGAGCTCAAGAGCCTCGGCCACGCAGCGCTCAGCCCGGTGCTCAGCGCCCATCCTGATGTCGCCCATGCACTCCTCAACCAGCTCGCAGGACGTCTGCGTCGCACCAACGAGGTCGTCGGTGACCTGGTCTTCTCCGACGTGCCCGGTCGCGTCGCGAAGGCCCTGCTCGATCTGGCTTCCCGCTTCGGTCGCCGCGCTGACGACGGCGTACACGTCAACCACGACCTCACGCAGGAAGAGCTGGCTCAGCTCGTCGGTGCTTCGCGCGAGACGGTCAACAAGGCCCTCGCTGACTTCGCGTCACGCGGCTGGCTTCGCCTGGAGCCCCGCAGCGTCGTAATCCTCGATCTCGAGCGACTGCAGCGCCGCGCGCGCTAG
- a CDS encoding metallophosphoesterase, translating into MLSVVVPLAAAAAGLTYATAYESRAFTLREVTVPVLPPGSAPLRVLHLSDTHMTPGQHKKQKWLRGLADLQPDLVINTGDNLAHMDAVPSVLEAYGDLLDIPGAYVFGSNDYFEPHLKNPVRYLRGGTGTNGARLRTTPDLPFGELRSAFAERGWTDLTNRHAALEVAGHSLAFVGVDDPHLGYDVLDDVPADTTADLAIGVTHAPYLRVLDRWNSLGYPLIMAGHTHGGQLCLPFFGALVTNCDLDRKRAKGLHKHQVDGHDPSWLHVSAGLGTSPFTPVRFACRPEATLLTLTEIDSPGSSQ; encoded by the coding sequence ATGCTCTCCGTTGTCGTGCCGCTGGCTGCTGCTGCAGCCGGGCTGACGTACGCCACCGCGTACGAGTCTCGCGCGTTCACGCTGCGGGAGGTCACCGTCCCGGTACTCCCCCCGGGGTCGGCACCGCTGCGGGTACTGCACCTGTCCGACACCCACATGACGCCTGGGCAGCACAAGAAGCAGAAGTGGCTTCGCGGTCTCGCCGACCTCCAGCCCGATCTCGTGATCAACACCGGCGACAACCTGGCGCACATGGATGCCGTGCCGTCGGTGCTCGAGGCCTATGGCGACCTGCTCGATATCCCCGGTGCCTACGTCTTTGGCTCGAACGACTACTTCGAGCCGCATCTGAAGAATCCGGTTCGCTACCTGCGCGGTGGCACGGGTACGAATGGCGCCCGCCTCAGGACGACCCCCGACCTGCCCTTCGGCGAGTTGCGCTCCGCATTCGCCGAGCGCGGATGGACCGACCTCACCAACCGCCATGCCGCGCTTGAAGTTGCCGGGCACTCGCTGGCCTTTGTCGGGGTTGACGATCCTCACCTGGGCTACGACGTACTCGATGACGTACCGGCGGACACCACGGCTGACCTCGCGATCGGCGTCACTCACGCGCCATACCTGCGGGTGCTCGACCGCTGGAACTCGCTGGGCTATCCGCTGATCATGGCCGGCCACACCCATGGCGGACAGCTCTGCCTGCCGTTCTTCGGCGCGCTCGTCACCAACTGCGATCTTGATCGCAAGCGCGCCAAGGGACTGCACAAACACCAGGTCGACGGGCACGATCCGTCGTGGCTCCACGTGTCCGCCGGGCTCGGCACATCGCCGTTCACGCCCGTGCGTTTTGCCTGCCGCCCCGAGGCAACTCTGCTCACTCTGACTGAGATAGACTCACCCGGGTCCTCCCAGTAG
- a CDS encoding transglycosylase domain-containing protein → MAREDFSASLRRLAQSGKRPQTTAGAVGSMARLSALAGVAVAAILIPATAFVAVTGNNVTNDLVNLPLTLEDRPNPQTTRLLASNGELMAYFYKENRQDVPLKEIAPVMQEAMLAIEDARFFKHGALDLKGTIRAAVNNASEGQTQGGSTITQQLVKLTLLSQATTKAERIAATESSLARKARELKLAITYEREHTKKEILERYLNIAYFGDGAYGIQAAAFHYFSQSPDKLTATQSATLAGLVKNPVEFDPRVYPERALQRRNTVLAVMQRLGVLTASEVGKESAKPLGLKITKYPNGCVTSVAAFSCDYVRRYLLQEPALGATVAERQTTLERGGLTIKTNIDLRMQKAANNAVKSTVNPRDKAIAGMAMVEPGTGKVRAVAQSRPMGRDRKKGQSFINYTVPRAYGDSGGFPAGSTFKMFTVAAALKGGIDVGKTYKSPRTIHMPAGTYFDCEGGGTSVWDPSNSTASGKMNMYTGTRLSVNTYFAQLERDAGLCNTVKAAESMGIVVPFDPDHKDSKGRRDPITNQVPSFTLGVTNVSPLDMAAAYAVPASGGKYCKPMPVNSIVDLKDRVVKEYKPECERVLTKDEAAQINDILRGVQQPGGFGYANGTALRVPSAAKTGTTQENKAVWYNGYTPELSTAAMIAGVTSKGLPKSLAGVTINGRFLNFASVGGSSLAGPMWKKAMGIVQDYLEPSNFDVPPKRQPAPPKEKDDKKKGDDPQDPEDPDT, encoded by the coding sequence ATGGCTCGGGAGGACTTCAGCGCTTCGTTGCGCAGACTCGCTCAGTCCGGCAAACGTCCCCAGACCACTGCAGGTGCCGTGGGGTCGATGGCCCGGCTGTCCGCGCTCGCGGGTGTCGCCGTGGCCGCCATCCTGATTCCGGCCACCGCATTCGTCGCCGTGACGGGCAACAACGTCACCAACGATCTGGTCAACCTGCCCTTGACCCTGGAAGACCGCCCCAACCCGCAGACGACGCGGCTACTCGCGTCCAATGGCGAGCTGATGGCGTACTTCTACAAGGAGAATCGCCAGGACGTTCCCCTCAAGGAAATCGCTCCGGTCATGCAAGAGGCCATGCTGGCGATCGAAGATGCGCGGTTCTTCAAACACGGTGCGCTTGACCTCAAGGGCACCATTCGCGCCGCCGTCAACAATGCGTCCGAGGGACAGACCCAGGGTGGCTCGACCATCACCCAGCAGCTCGTCAAGCTGACCCTGCTGTCGCAAGCCACGACCAAGGCAGAGCGCATCGCCGCCACCGAGAGCTCCCTGGCGCGCAAAGCGCGAGAGCTCAAGCTGGCCATCACGTACGAGCGCGAGCACACCAAGAAGGAAATCCTCGAGCGCTACCTCAACATCGCCTACTTCGGCGATGGTGCGTACGGCATCCAGGCTGCAGCGTTCCACTACTTTTCGCAGAGCCCCGACAAGCTGACCGCGACCCAGTCGGCCACGCTGGCGGGCCTGGTCAAGAACCCCGTTGAGTTCGACCCTCGCGTCTATCCCGAACGCGCCCTGCAGCGTCGCAACACCGTCCTCGCGGTCATGCAACGGCTCGGAGTGCTGACGGCCAGCGAGGTCGGCAAAGAGTCGGCGAAGCCGCTCGGCCTCAAGATCACGAAGTACCCCAACGGCTGCGTCACCTCCGTCGCGGCATTCTCGTGCGACTACGTACGCCGCTACCTGCTGCAGGAGCCCGCGCTCGGCGCGACCGTTGCCGAGCGTCAGACCACGCTCGAACGCGGCGGTCTGACGATCAAGACCAACATCGATCTGCGTATGCAGAAGGCCGCCAACAACGCGGTCAAGTCGACCGTGAACCCGCGGGACAAGGCGATTGCGGGCATGGCAATGGTCGAGCCCGGAACCGGCAAGGTGCGCGCGGTCGCCCAGTCGCGACCCATGGGACGCGACAGGAAGAAGGGCCAGTCCTTCATCAACTACACGGTGCCGCGTGCGTACGGCGACTCCGGCGGATTCCCGGCCGGCTCGACGTTCAAGATGTTCACCGTCGCGGCAGCGCTCAAGGGCGGTATCGACGTCGGCAAGACGTACAAGTCGCCGCGCACGATTCACATGCCGGCCGGCACGTACTTCGACTGCGAGGGTGGCGGAACCAGCGTCTGGGACCCGAGCAACTCGACGGCCAGCGGCAAGATGAACATGTACACCGGCACGCGCCTTTCGGTGAACACCTACTTTGCCCAGCTCGAGCGCGACGCCGGCCTGTGCAACACGGTCAAGGCCGCGGAGTCGATGGGCATCGTCGTGCCATTCGATCCCGACCACAAGGACTCGAAGGGCCGTAGAGACCCGATCACCAACCAGGTCCCGTCCTTCACCCTCGGCGTCACCAACGTCAGCCCCCTCGACATGGCCGCCGCCTACGCAGTGCCGGCCTCCGGCGGCAAGTACTGCAAGCCCATGCCAGTCAACTCGATCGTCGACCTCAAGGACCGGGTCGTGAAGGAGTACAAGCCGGAATGCGAGCGCGTCCTCACGAAGGACGAAGCCGCCCAGATCAACGACATCCTTCGCGGCGTCCAGCAGCCAGGTGGCTTCGGCTACGCCAACGGAACGGCCCTGCGCGTCCCTTCAGCTGCCAAGACCGGAACCACTCAGGAGAACAAGGCTGTTTGGTACAACGGCTACACACCTGAGTTGTCGACAGCCGCGATGATCGCCGGTGTCACCAGCAAGGGACTGCCGAAGTCGCTGGCCGGCGTCACGATCAACGGTCGCTTCCTCAACTTCGCCTCGGTCGGCGGTAGTTCGTTGGCCGGACCGATGTGGAAGAAGGCGATGGGCATCGTCCAGGACTACCTCGAGCCGTCCAACTTCGACGTCCCGCCCAAGCGTCAGCCCGCGCCGCCCAAGGAGAAGGACGACAAGAAGAAGGGCGATGACCCTCAGGATCCGGAAGACCCGGACACCTGA
- a CDS encoding DUF4177 domain-containing protein gives MSKWEYMTAPVLVHATKQILDNFGSDGWELVQIVPGMNPENLVAYFKRPLA, from the coding sequence ATGAGCAAATGGGAATACATGACCGCACCTGTGCTGGTGCACGCGACCAAGCAGATTCTCGACAACTTCGGGTCTGACGGCTGGGAGCTGGTCCAGATCGTGCCGGGTATGAACCCCGAGAACCTCGTCGCCTACTTCAAGCGTCCGTTGGCATGA
- a CDS encoding RidA family protein, protein MSAVEDRLAGLDLVVPTVPAPVAAYIPAVRTGSYVFTSGQLPLRDGQLLLTGKVGGEVSAEEAYDCAKQCALNAIAAVKSQVDDLDEVVRVVKATVFVASTPDFTGQPGVANGASELFAAAFGDAGQHARSAVGVPVLPLDAPVEVELIVEIG, encoded by the coding sequence ATGAGCGCGGTCGAGGATCGTCTCGCCGGGCTCGACCTGGTCGTCCCCACCGTGCCGGCGCCCGTCGCGGCCTACATCCCCGCGGTGCGCACCGGCTCGTACGTTTTCACGTCCGGCCAGCTGCCCCTGCGCGACGGCCAGTTGTTGCTGACCGGCAAGGTCGGCGGCGAAGTATCCGCCGAAGAGGCCTACGACTGCGCCAAGCAGTGCGCCCTCAATGCGATCGCCGCCGTCAAGTCGCAGGTCGATGACCTCGACGAGGTGGTGCGCGTCGTGAAGGCGACCGTGTTCGTCGCGAGCACTCCTGACTTCACTGGCCAGCCCGGAGTGGCCAACGGTGCGAGCGAACTGTTCGCCGCTGCCTTCGGTGATGCTGGTCAGCACGCGCGCAGCGCCGTTGGCGTACCCGTTCTCCCGCTTGATGCTCCCGTCGAGGTCGAGCTCATCGTCGAGATCGGCTGA
- a CDS encoding GatB/YqeY domain-containing protein, whose amino-acid sequence MSALKDQLHTDLVTAMKARDTLRTSTLRMALAAITNAEVAGKEAKELSDEDVITVLGSEAKKRREAAEAFAAGDRQELADKEKAEAEILATYLPEQLGADEIKAIVTAAVESAGAAGEGMKAMGKVMGIVSPQVKGKADGGAVAAEVKAQLGA is encoded by the coding sequence ATGTCAGCTCTCAAGGACCAGCTCCACACCGACCTCGTCACTGCGATGAAGGCCCGCGACACCTTGCGTACGTCCACCCTGCGCATGGCACTCGCTGCCATCACCAATGCCGAAGTAGCGGGCAAGGAAGCCAAAGAGCTGTCCGATGAGGACGTCATCACCGTGCTCGGGTCTGAGGCGAAGAAGCGCCGCGAAGCCGCCGAGGCATTTGCTGCCGGCGACCGCCAGGAGCTCGCCGACAAGGAGAAGGCCGAAGCCGAGATCCTCGCGACCTACCTTCCGGAGCAGCTCGGCGCCGACGAGATCAAGGCGATTGTCACGGCCGCCGTTGAGTCGGCGGGTGCCGCGGGCGAGGGCATGAAGGCCATGGGCAAGGTCATGGGCATCGTGTCACCGCAGGTCAAGGGCAAAGCCGACGGTGGAGCGGTCGCGGCAGAGGTCAAGGCTCAACTAGGAGCCTGA
- a CDS encoding WhiB family transcriptional regulator — protein MQWNENWAAQAACRGKSDALYVKGAEQNRAKQLCSTCHVRAECLAEALDNRIEWGVWGGMTERERRALLRRRPNVTAWRNILQTAS, from the coding sequence ATGCAGTGGAACGAAAACTGGGCGGCACAGGCCGCATGTCGTGGAAAGTCTGACGCGCTGTACGTCAAGGGCGCTGAGCAGAATCGCGCTAAGCAGCTGTGCTCGACGTGTCACGTACGCGCCGAGTGCCTCGCTGAAGCACTGGACAACCGCATCGAGTGGGGTGTCTGGGGCGGTATGACCGAGCGCGAGCGTCGCGCGCTGTTGCGGCGCCGGCCCAACGTCACGGCGTGGCGCAACATCCTCCAGACCGCCAGCTAG
- a CDS encoding MBL fold metallo-hydrolase, protein MSATKVTERASVLRCDNPGMMTLEGTNTWILREGSGRAVVIDPGPDDEAHIAAVVEAAGEVGLVLFTHRHFDHTDALSRMVDLTGAPTRATDPEFCRNAEPLVDGEVIDIDGLQIEVLATPGHTNDSTCFILGAEATLFTGDTILGRGTTIVAHPDGVLGPYLDSLAHIRELVEEGLVTRILPGHGPVIDDPASVVDFYLEHRAERLDQVRAAVAAGAVTPREVVERVYSDVDEILWPAADLSVAAQLTYLQQQN, encoded by the coding sequence ATGAGCGCGACGAAGGTGACTGAGCGGGCGTCAGTCCTGCGCTGTGACAACCCCGGGATGATGACGCTCGAGGGCACCAACACCTGGATCCTTCGCGAAGGCTCGGGTCGGGCTGTTGTCATCGATCCGGGACCAGACGACGAGGCTCACATCGCTGCCGTCGTCGAGGCTGCGGGAGAAGTCGGCCTGGTGCTTTTCACGCATCGGCACTTCGATCACACGGATGCGCTCTCGCGCATGGTGGATCTCACTGGCGCTCCGACGCGTGCCACAGATCCCGAGTTCTGCCGCAACGCTGAGCCCCTTGTTGATGGCGAGGTCATCGACATCGATGGTCTGCAGATCGAAGTGCTCGCGACCCCAGGGCACACGAATGACTCGACCTGCTTCATTCTCGGTGCCGAGGCGACGCTGTTCACCGGCGACACGATCCTCGGCCGCGGCACCACGATCGTGGCGCACCCTGACGGCGTGCTCGGCCCGTACCTCGACTCGTTGGCGCACATCCGTGAGCTCGTCGAGGAGGGACTGGTGACCCGCATCCTGCCCGGACATGGACCGGTCATCGACGATCCGGCTTCGGTGGTCGACTTCTATCTGGAGCACCGCGCTGAACGGCTCGACCAGGTACGCGCTGCTGTCGCGGCCGGAGCGGTCACCCCCCGTGAGGTTGTCGAGCGGGTCTACTCAGACGTCGACGAAATCCTGTGGCCCGCCGCTGACCTGTCGGTCGCGGCACAGCTCACGTACCTGCAGCAGCAGAACTAG
- a CDS encoding ArsA-related P-loop ATPase, with protein sequence MALSTQLHVVTGKGGTGKTTVAAALAMALAGEGKKVLLCEVEGRQGIAQLFDVPPLPYEERKIAVGLGGGSVYALAIDPESALLEYLAMYYRLGRAGKALDRFGIIDFATTIAPGVRDVLLTGKVYEAARRREGRDFTYDAVVMDAPPTGRITRFLNVNSEVAGLAKVGPIRRQADSIMEMMRSKDTRVHLVSVLEEMPVQETIDGIAELRSERLPVGHVILNLVRPPMVSASTKAALLTRNVTVDAVGDSLESVGLDPKAAFDLMAGGVASLKRQDLQESQRELLVDCGQPLIELPSLPDGIDLGALFELAETLKSEGVA encoded by the coding sequence GTGGCTCTCTCGACCCAGCTCCATGTCGTCACCGGCAAGGGCGGCACCGGCAAGACGACGGTCGCCGCGGCTCTGGCGATGGCCCTGGCCGGCGAGGGCAAGAAGGTTCTGCTGTGCGAGGTCGAGGGACGCCAAGGCATTGCGCAGCTTTTCGACGTACCGCCGCTGCCGTACGAAGAGCGCAAGATCGCCGTCGGCCTTGGAGGTGGATCGGTCTATGCGCTGGCGATCGACCCGGAGTCCGCGCTGCTCGAATACCTCGCGATGTACTACCGACTCGGTCGCGCCGGCAAGGCGCTCGACCGCTTCGGCATCATCGACTTCGCAACGACGATTGCACCCGGCGTACGAGACGTGCTGCTGACCGGCAAGGTCTACGAAGCCGCCCGGAGACGCGAGGGCAGGGACTTCACCTACGACGCCGTCGTCATGGACGCACCGCCCACCGGCCGCATCACCCGGTTCCTGAACGTCAACTCCGAAGTCGCAGGACTGGCGAAGGTCGGGCCGATCCGTCGTCAGGCTGACTCGATCATGGAGATGATGCGGTCGAAGGACACCCGCGTGCACCTCGTGTCCGTGCTCGAAGAGATGCCGGTCCAGGAGACGATCGACGGAATCGCCGAACTCCGGAGTGAGCGGCTCCCGGTCGGTCACGTGATCCTCAACCTCGTACGCCCGCCCATGGTCAGCGCGAGCACCAAGGCCGCACTCCTCACCCGCAACGTGACGGTTGACGCCGTCGGCGACTCGCTGGAGTCGGTCGGTCTCGACCCCAAGGCCGCGTTCGACCTGATGGCTGGTGGTGTCGCGAGCCTCAAGCGCCAGGATCTCCAGGAGAGCCAACGCGAGCTCCTGGTCGACTGCGGCCAGCCGTTGATCGAGCTTCCATCGCTCCCGGACGGCATCGATCTTGGCGCCCTCTTCGAACTCGCCGAAACCCTCAAGAGCGAGGGAGTGGCATGA
- a CDS encoding NUDIX hydrolase, translating into MRIPVPEMLKERAAIAADNPVAPRDAATVVVVRDGADGIEAYLLRRQPTMEFAPGMYVFPGGGVDDADRNAEVPWAGPPPSVWAERFGCSEDIAKGLVCAAVRETFEESGVLLAGPDANSVVADTSGPEFQQARLALEARELTFGAYLADSGLVLRADLLGAWSHWITPIFEPRRFDTRFFVAVLPEGQSVGELARESDRALWAPLSKVLEAVESGASGMLPPTFFTCKEIAGLAASEVLGAAEKRTIRAIQPTLVEVDGELFLESDTGGLA; encoded by the coding sequence ATGCGCATCCCGGTTCCGGAGATGCTCAAGGAGCGGGCCGCGATTGCCGCCGACAACCCGGTAGCGCCGCGTGACGCTGCGACCGTCGTTGTCGTACGTGATGGTGCGGACGGCATCGAGGCCTACCTCCTGCGTCGCCAGCCGACCATGGAGTTCGCCCCCGGTATGTACGTGTTCCCTGGCGGCGGTGTCGACGATGCCGATCGCAACGCCGAGGTGCCGTGGGCCGGCCCGCCGCCGTCCGTGTGGGCCGAGCGCTTCGGCTGCTCGGAGGACATCGCCAAGGGACTCGTGTGTGCTGCAGTGCGGGAAACGTTCGAGGAGTCGGGTGTGCTGCTGGCTGGCCCGGATGCCAACTCGGTCGTCGCCGACACGAGCGGGCCCGAGTTCCAGCAGGCACGACTCGCACTTGAGGCGCGGGAGTTGACGTTCGGTGCCTACCTGGCTGACTCGGGTCTCGTACTGCGCGCGGACCTGCTGGGTGCCTGGTCGCACTGGATCACGCCGATCTTCGAGCCGCGCCGCTTCGACACTCGGTTCTTCGTAGCTGTGCTGCCCGAGGGCCAGTCCGTCGGTGAGCTCGCCCGTGAGTCGGATCGCGCGCTCTGGGCCCCGCTGAGCAAGGTCCTGGAGGCTGTTGAGAGCGGAGCCTCGGGCATGCTGCCGCCGACGTTCTTCACCTGCAAGGAGATCGCCGGTCTCGCCGCATCTGAGGTGCTCGGCGCCGCCGAGAAGCGCACGATCCGTGCCATCCAGCCGACGCTGGTCGAGGTTGATGGCGAACTGTTCCTGGAGAGCGACACGGGAGGTCTGGCATGA
- the nth gene encoding endonuclease III, with product MRPDTALVRRARRVNRVLAETYPDARCELDFTNPFELLIATVLSAQTTDRRVNAITPTLFRAYPDAFALAAADPEAVETIIKPTGFFRAKTKSVLGLSAALVEHHEGVVPGRLEDLIKLPGVGRKTAFVVLGNAFDVPGLTVDTHFARLIRRLAFVTPEIAADPVKAEHAVAAIFPRKDWTMLSHHLIWHGRRCCHAKKPACGACSVAHWCPAFGTGPTDPVEAAKLVTTQGPA from the coding sequence ATGAGACCGGACACGGCACTCGTGCGCCGAGCCCGTCGAGTCAATCGAGTGCTCGCCGAGACCTACCCAGATGCGCGCTGTGAGCTCGATTTCACCAACCCATTCGAGCTGCTCATCGCCACAGTCCTGTCGGCGCAAACGACCGATCGCCGGGTCAATGCGATCACGCCGACCCTGTTTCGTGCTTATCCAGACGCCTTCGCGCTGGCAGCCGCCGATCCTGAGGCAGTCGAGACGATCATCAAGCCCACGGGCTTCTTCCGAGCCAAGACCAAGAGCGTGCTCGGTCTGTCGGCTGCTCTGGTCGAGCACCATGAAGGAGTCGTGCCAGGTCGACTCGAAGATCTGATCAAGCTGCCGGGTGTGGGCCGCAAGACGGCGTTCGTCGTACTCGGCAATGCATTCGACGTGCCCGGACTGACGGTCGACACGCACTTCGCCCGGTTGATCCGACGCCTCGCGTTCGTGACGCCCGAGATCGCGGCTGATCCAGTGAAGGCCGAACACGCGGTCGCCGCGATCTTCCCGCGCAAGGACTGGACGATGTTGAGCCACCACCTGATTTGGCACGGTCGCCGGTGCTGCCACGCCAAGAAGCCCGCGTGCGGTGCCTGCTCGGTGGCCCACTGGTGCCCGGCTTTCGGAACGGGACCGACCGATCCGGTCGAGGCAGCCAAGCTCGTCACCACGCAAGGTCCTGCATGA
- a CDS encoding ArsA family ATPase, translating into MSGAATGTLDIDALLADRKTEIIVCCGSGGVGKTTTAAALGLRAAEQGRKVCVLTIDPARRLAQSMGLTELDNTPRPVKGVSGGPGSLDAMMLDMKRTFDEVVEQQASPEKAAQILNNPFYLALSSSFAGTQEYMAMEKLGQLHAEAVGEDHRWDLIIVDTPPSRSALDFLDAPERLSSMLDGRFIKLLLAPAKGPAKLLTAGFGIVTGALNKVLGAQVLTDMQTFIAAFDTLFGGFRQRAEGTYALLQADETAFVVVASPEPAAMREASYFVERLAGENMPLAGLVINRVHDKGAQGITAADAESAGRRLTSGSTTDQVAADLLAIHAARLKVSARESRLKSGFAAAHGGVPTVSVAALAGDVHDLDGLREIGELLAKKD; encoded by the coding sequence ATGTCTGGAGCAGCCACCGGCACCCTCGACATCGACGCCCTGCTCGCGGACCGCAAGACAGAGATCATCGTCTGTTGCGGCTCGGGTGGGGTAGGCAAGACCACGACCGCAGCAGCGCTGGGACTCCGAGCAGCAGAGCAGGGTCGCAAGGTATGCGTACTCACGATTGACCCGGCCCGACGGCTGGCGCAGTCCATGGGGCTGACCGAGCTCGACAACACCCCGCGACCCGTCAAGGGCGTCAGCGGCGGACCCGGCTCGCTCGACGCCATGATGCTCGACATGAAGCGCACGTTCGACGAGGTCGTCGAGCAGCAGGCATCGCCGGAGAAGGCCGCGCAGATCCTCAACAACCCGTTCTACCTGGCGCTGTCGAGCTCGTTCGCGGGCACGCAGGAGTACATGGCCATGGAGAAGCTCGGCCAGCTACACGCCGAGGCTGTCGGCGAGGACCACCGCTGGGACCTGATCATCGTCGACACTCCCCCGTCGCGATCGGCGCTCGACTTCCTCGATGCGCCCGAACGACTCTCGTCGATGCTCGACGGCAGGTTTATCAAGCTGCTGCTCGCGCCTGCCAAGGGACCGGCCAAGCTGCTGACGGCTGGGTTCGGCATCGTCACCGGTGCGCTCAACAAGGTGCTCGGTGCCCAGGTGCTCACGGACATGCAGACGTTCATCGCCGCCTTCGACACGCTCTTCGGAGGGTTCAGGCAGCGGGCCGAGGGAACGTACGCGCTTCTGCAGGCTGACGAGACGGCTTTCGTCGTCGTTGCCTCACCGGAGCCCGCCGCCATGCGCGAGGCCTCGTACTTCGTCGAGCGACTCGCAGGCGAAAACATGCCGCTGGCTGGGTTGGTCATCAACCGCGTGCATGACAAGGGAGCTCAGGGGATCACAGCCGCTGACGCGGAATCTGCTGGACGTCGACTTACCTCGGGAAGCACGACGGATCAGGTGGCAGCCGATCTGTTGGCGATCCACGCTGCACGACTCAAGGTGTCGGCGCGCGAGTCACGACTCAAGTCAGGATTCGCAGCGGCACACGGTGGCGTGCCAACGGTGTCAGTCGCAGCGCTCGCCGGAGATGTTCATGACCTCGACGGGCTGCGCGAGATCGGCGAACTTCTCGCCAAGAAGGACTAG